One region of Esox lucius isolate fEsoLuc1 chromosome 17, fEsoLuc1.pri, whole genome shotgun sequence genomic DNA includes:
- the LOC105016858 gene encoding WD repeat-containing protein 82, with product MKITDYVLRSFRVARTFRENSQKVNCVDYSPNGESAISSSDDDSIVLYDCQEGKPIRTLYSKKYGVDLIRYTHGNANTVVYSSNKLDDTIRYLSLTDNKYIRYFPGHTDRVVALSMSPVDDTFISGSLDMTIRLWDLRSPNCQGLTNPLGKPVCSFDPEGLIFAAGVNSEAIKLYDLRSFDKGPFASFETQFSRACEWTGLKFSRDGKQILITTNGGAIRILDAFNGSVLHTFSGYNNSKGISLEACFTPDSEFVMIGSEDGRVHVWSTESGMKIAVLDGKHSGPINTLQFNPKYMTFASACSNMAFWLPCVGD from the exons ATGAAGATTACGGATTATGTGTTGCGAAGTTTTAGGGTTGCCAGGACGTTTCGGGAGAATTCGCAGAAAGTCAACTGTGTGGACTACAGCCCAAACGGGGAGAGCGCAATATCTAGTAGCGACGACGACTCCATTGTTTTATATGACTGTCAGGAGGGAAA ACCCATACGGACCCTTTATAGTAAGAAGTATGGGGTGGACCTTATCCGTTACACGCATGGGAATGCCAATACAGTGGTCTACAGCTCCAACAAACTGGATG ATACTATTCGATACCTGTCTCTCACTGACAACAAGTACATCCGCTACTTCCCTGGGCACACTGATAG GGTTGTTGCTCTCTCCATGTCACCAGTGGATGACACGTTTATCTCAGGCTCATTGGATATGACCATACGACTATGGGACCTGCGCTCTCCAAACTGTCAG GGTCTCACTAATCCTCTGGGGAAGCCTGTCTGCTCCTTTGATCCCGAGGGCCTGATATTTGCTGCCGGGGTGAATTCTGAGGCGATTAAACTGTACGACCTGCGGTCTTTTGATAAG GGGCCCTTTGCCTCCTTTGAGACCCAGTTTAGCCGCGCCTGTGAGTGGACTGGGCTGAAGTTTAGCAGGGACGGCAAGCAGATTCTCATCACCACCAACGGGGGTGCTATTCGCATTCTGGATGCCTTCAACGGATCTGTGCTGCACACTTTCTCA GGTTACAACAACAGTAAAGGCATTTCATTGGAGGCCTGTTTTACTCCAGACTCAGAATTCGTCATGATCG GTTCTGAGGACGGGAGAGTCCATGTGTGGAGCACTGAGAGTGGGATGAAGATCGCTGTTCTGGATGGGAAGCATTCAGGGCCAATCAACACCTTGCAGTTTAACCCTAAATACATGACGTTTGCCAGTGCCTGTTCCAATATG gCTTTCTGGCTTCCCTGTGTAGGAGACTGA
- the LOC105016857 gene encoding mitochondrial RNA pseudouridine synthase rpusd4 isoform X1 — protein MLICRGRRASNCYISSGVASLLTRTHASARREAAGSDSDKRPNLRAIDLALKIRLEKEKEKATVGGSKKGVPNSSVPLSPLQKRVTELRQFTQQLQNVHPNVLAKHLQRGLIYPHPELAVINKPYGIYVQDGSKANNSISDVLPIISKMIDGMKAESQLHICLGLDKETTGTLLLARTKEALDCVQSLHRNHQVQRKYWVVTVGVPVPSEGVIDIPIIEREVTGAQPHYKMGLSPVYRVSNGGEGVTKVRANRHAQGAVTQYRVLDSSNGCSLVELQPITGVKHQLRVHMAYGLGCAILGDHKYSHWIKLAPQKLPDGVLRKLGLEQSKARHLPLHLHARQLTLPEFKGQRDITVSCPLPKFFTSTLRRLQIPIPDKKDDDK, from the exons atgctaatttgcCGAGGGAGAAGGGCAAGTAATTGTTACATATCGTCCGGTGTTGCATCCTTGCTCACGCGGACACATGCTTCAGCCCGGAGAGAGGCAGCAGGATCTGACTCTGACAAAAGACCGAATCTGAGAGCTATTGACCTTGCACTTAAAATTCgcctggagaaggagaaagaaaaggcaACTGTTGGTGGATCAAAAAAAGGAGTCCCTAATTCCTCGGTCCCATTGTCGCCACTGCAAAAGAGGGTCACCGAACTGCGACAGTTCACGCAGCAGCTCCAGAATGTCCATCCCAATGTTCTGGCCAAGCACCTTCAAAGAGGTCTGATCTACCCTCATCCGGAACTTGCGGTCATCAATAAGCCATATGGAATTTATGTTCAAG ATGGGTCAAAGGCCAACAACAGCATCTCTGATGTGCTTCCAATCATTTCCAAGATGATAGATGGCATGAAGGCAGAGTCTCAGCTGCACATCTGCCTTGGATTGGACAAGGAGACGACTGGGACTCTCCTGCTGGCAAGGACCAAGGAAGCATTGGACTGCGTACAAAGCCTCCACAGAAACCACcaagtgcaaagaaaatattg GGTGGTGACGGTGGGTGTGCCCGTGCCCTCGGAAGGTGTCATTGACATCCCCATCATAGAGAGAGAGGTCACAGGAGCTCAGCCTCACTACAAG ATGGGCCTGAGTCCCGTGTACAGAGTGAGTAATGGGGGCGAGGGGGTGACCAAAGTCCGGGCCAATCGCCATGCCCAGGGGGCTGTTACCCAGTACCGAGTCCTGGACAGCAGCAATGGATGCAGCCTGGTGGAACTCCAGCCAATCACAG GGGTAAAGCATCAGCTAAGGGTCCACATGGCTTATGGCTTGGGATGTGCCATCCTCGGAGACCATAAATACTCCCACTGGATAAAACTGGCGCCCCAG AAACTGCCAGATGGTGTGTTACGGAAGCTGGGACTGGAACAGAGCAAGGCCCGTCATCTTCCACTCCACCTGCACGCCCGTCAGCTGACACTGCCTGAGTTCAAAGGTCAGAGGGACATCACAGTGTCCTGCCCTCTGCCAAAGTTCTTCACCAGCACTCTGCGACGACTGCAGATCCCGATTCCAGATAAGAAAGACGACGACAAATGA
- the LOC105016857 gene encoding mitochondrial RNA pseudouridine synthase rpusd4 isoform X2 has protein sequence MEFMFKMIDGMKAESQLHICLGLDKETTGTLLLARTKEALDCVQSLHRNHQVQRKYWVVTVGVPVPSEGVIDIPIIEREVTGAQPHYKMGLSPVYRVSNGGEGVTKVRANRHAQGAVTQYRVLDSSNGCSLVELQPITGVKHQLRVHMAYGLGCAILGDHKYSHWIKLAPQKLPDGVLRKLGLEQSKARHLPLHLHARQLTLPEFKGQRDITVSCPLPKFFTSTLRRLQIPIPDKKDDDK, from the exons ATGGAATTTATGTTCAAG ATGATAGATGGCATGAAGGCAGAGTCTCAGCTGCACATCTGCCTTGGATTGGACAAGGAGACGACTGGGACTCTCCTGCTGGCAAGGACCAAGGAAGCATTGGACTGCGTACAAAGCCTCCACAGAAACCACcaagtgcaaagaaaatattg GGTGGTGACGGTGGGTGTGCCCGTGCCCTCGGAAGGTGTCATTGACATCCCCATCATAGAGAGAGAGGTCACAGGAGCTCAGCCTCACTACAAG ATGGGCCTGAGTCCCGTGTACAGAGTGAGTAATGGGGGCGAGGGGGTGACCAAAGTCCGGGCCAATCGCCATGCCCAGGGGGCTGTTACCCAGTACCGAGTCCTGGACAGCAGCAATGGATGCAGCCTGGTGGAACTCCAGCCAATCACAG GGGTAAAGCATCAGCTAAGGGTCCACATGGCTTATGGCTTGGGATGTGCCATCCTCGGAGACCATAAATACTCCCACTGGATAAAACTGGCGCCCCAG AAACTGCCAGATGGTGTGTTACGGAAGCTGGGACTGGAACAGAGCAAGGCCCGTCATCTTCCACTCCACCTGCACGCCCGTCAGCTGACACTGCCTGAGTTCAAAGGTCAGAGGGACATCACAGTGTCCTGCCCTCTGCCAAAGTTCTTCACCAGCACTCTGCGACGACTGCAGATCCCGATTCCAGATAAGAAAGACGACGACAAATGA
- the LOC105016859 gene encoding glutamine-rich protein 1, translated as MNEPVESGVVSFDEYVRQKARSVPQHRMKEFLESLANKGPEALPEFSQQGSAAASTTTTTMVYQQGGNCVYTDSTEVAGSLLELACPVQVTSAQISPQVSSGVHQGSEQPIQVQVQIQGQQGQTVDLQGIPTGAQLVQQGELTAEQHQQIQAQLVAAVSGGQQIRLQSGQQIQHIQLQGGQQIQLQGGQQIQLQGGQQIQLQGGQQIQLQGGQQIQLQGGQQIQLQGGQHIQLQGDLQGGQHIQLQGGQHIQLQGGQQIQLQGGGQQIQHIQLPGGQQIQLQGGGQQIQHIQLPGGQQIQLQGGQQIQIQTVEAMSPQQQQSSPRESERRAGAGVLQPAKKRKVDVPIHVSYALPQGQQGQQVVLALPQGEGQQQQYLSLRPDLLTVDSTHLYSATGTITGPAGETWTIPVYSGGQQGGVHHIAIPQEAYSTVQVSSGHHDNKDNRVAHSSSSGTGSVQSGTTVSVSGTSGNEEVVQTLFPAQFMNGNIHGPVVVQTVGGAYNTTQQLHIWDPQQQEQQEHQLQLQDHVESESQEAPQELLLPISLKPEEGLDVWRLWVQRKNAELDKDEQNKLAPIGRRQALRFQEDLVSSAVAELNVALALMTQEARGLEGEKFEPDALYYIFLCIQKYLFENGRVDDIFSDQYYTRFSQWLHKALDEWRPSIHPMGYIIPSHVTEEMLWECKQLGAHSPSTLLTTLMFFNTKYFHLTTVEQHMKVAFSKVLRHTKKNPSNPKDKSTSIRYLKAYGPLGAHHAGQKVTDDMYEEQAEDPENPLRCPIKLYDFYLFKCPQSAKGRNDAYYLTPEPVVAPNSPIWYSTQPITSEQVEHMLTRIIMVREIQEAIAMSSANMH; from the exons ATGAATGAGCCCGTAGAGAGCGGTGTGGTCTCCTTTGATGAGTATGTGCGCCAGAAGGCCCGCAGCGTGCCCCAGCACCGCATGAAGGAGTTCCTGGAGTCTCTGGCCAACAAAGGCCCAGAGGCACTACCAGAGTTTTCCCAGCAAGGCAGCGCCGctgcctccaccaccaccaccaccatggtgTACCAGCAGGGGGGAAACTGTGTCTACACGGACAGCACTGAGGTGGCCGGCTCGCTTCTGGAGCTGGCCTGTCCG GTGCAGGTGACCTCTGCACAGATCTCACCCCAGGTTTCTTCTGGGGTTCACCAGGGGTCCGAGCAGCCGATACAAGTACAG GTGCAGATCCAGGGACAACAGGGCCAGACGGTGGACCTCCAGGGGATCCCCACGGGAGCACAGCTGGTACAACAGGGAGAGCTGACAGCGGAGCAGCACCAACAA ATCCAGGCCCAGTTGGTGGCAGCTGTGTCTGGTGGTCAACAAATTAGACTGCAAAGTGGTCAACAAATCCAGCACATTCAACTACAAGGGGGTCAGCAAATTCAACTACAAGGGGGTCAGCAAATTCAACTACAAGGGGGTCAGCAAATTCAACTACAAGGGGGACAGCAAATTCAACTACAAGGGGGACAGCAAATTCAACTACAAGGGGGTCAGCAAATTCAGCTGCAAGGGGGTCAGCACATCCAGCTTCAAGGGGACCTGCAGGGGGGTCAACACATCCAACTTCAAGGGGGTCAACACATCCAGCTTCAGGGGGGTCAACAAATCCAACTTCAAGGGGGAGGTCAGCAAATCCAGCACATTCAGCTGCCAGGCGGCCAACAGATCCAGCTCCAGGGGGGAGGTCAGCAAATCCAGCACATTCAGCTGCCAGGCGGCCAACAGATCCAGCTCCAGGGGGGCCAGCAGATCCAGATCCAGACAGTGGAAGCCATGTCTCCTCAGCAGCAGCAGAGCTCTCCCCGGGAATCTGAGAGGAGGGCCGGCGCCGGGGTCCTCCAACCCGCCAAGAAGCGCAAGGTTGACGTCCCGATCCACGTGTCGTACGCCCTCCCTCAGGGCCAGCAGGGCCAGCAGGTAGTCCTGGCTCTTCCGCAGGGGGAGGGGCAGCAGCAGCAGTACCTGTCCCTGCGTCCAGACCTGCTGACTGTGGACAGCACCCACCTCTACAGCGCCACGGGCACCATTACTGGCCCTGCCGGGGAAACCTGGACCATCCCGGTGTACTCGGGAGGGCAGCAGGGGGGCGTGCATCACATCGCCATCCCCCAGGAGGCCTACAGCACGGTGCAGGTGTCCTCTGGTCACCATGACAACAAGGACAATAGGGTGGCCCACTCGTCGTCGTCAGGGACCGGGTCCGTCCAGTCGGGCACCACGGTGTCCGTCTCCGGGACGTCAGGGAACGAGGAGGTGGTGCAGACACTGTTCCCAGCGCAGTTCATGAACGGAAACATCCACGGCCCAGTGGTTGTGCAGACTGTGGGCGGGGCTTACAACACCACACAGCAGCTACACATCTGGGACCCACAGCAGCAGGAGCAGCAGGAGCACCAGCTCCAACTACAG GATCACGTAGAGTCAGAGTCCCAGGAAGCACCCCAGGAGCTTCTGCTGCCCATCTCCTTGAAGCCTGAGGAGGGTCTGGATGTGTGGCGCCTCTGGGTCCAGCGCAAGAATGCAGAACTGGACAAGGATGAGCAGAACAAGTTGGCTCCCATCGGAC gtcggCAGGCTCTGCGGTTCCAGGAGGACCTGGTGTCCAGTGCAGTGGCTGAGCTGAATGTGGCCCTGGCCCTCATGACTCAGGAGGCCAGAGGGTTGGAAGGAGAGAAGTTTGAGCCTGATGCTCTCTACTACATCTTCCTGTGTATACAGAAG TACCTATTTGAAAACGGGCGGGTGGATGATATCTTCTCGGACCAGTACTACACACGCTTCTCCCAGTGGTTGCACAAAGCCCTGGATGAGTGGAGGCCCAGCATCCATCCAATGG GTTACATCATTCCCAGTCATGTTACAGAGGAGATGCTCTGGGAGTGCAAACAGCTGGGTGCGCACTCCCCCTCCACACTGCTCACCACATTGATGTTCTTCAACACTAA GTATTTCCACCTGACGACCGTGGAGCAGCACATGAAGGTGGCCTTCTCCAAAGTGCTGAGGCACACGAAAAAGAACCCATCCAACCCCAAAGACAAGAGCACCAGTATACGCTACCTGAAGGCCTATGGCCCCCTGGGGGCCCACCACGCCGGTCAGAAAG TGACTGACGACATGTATGAAGAGCAAGCCGAGGACCCAGAGAATCCTCTGCGGTGCCCCATTAAACTGTACGACTTTTACCTCTTCAAATG TCCTCAGAGCGCCAAGGGGCGCAACGACGCGTACTACCTGACGCCGGAGCCCGTTGTGGCGCCCAACAGCCCCATATGGTACTCCACTCAGCCAATCACGAGCGAGCAGGTGGAGCACATGCTCACGCGCATCATTATGGTCCGAGAGATCCAGGAGGCCATCGCCATGTCGTCAGCCAACATGCACTGA
- the LOC105016860 gene encoding proline-rich transmembrane protein 3 encodes MAPLSRLVLVLSALLHCSPGRMIGTTSATHSSGSSDLVRRLALSSSKRDLAAAERSTTQQPGTDVLMPAGGTGVPGKQATDKEELAGSSVGRSRGSDESVDDGGLGDEVLIDDDPEPQSVPSTRHIPSMFFPAPVPLPPVPRDHVSPAEPDRMAQTKLSLTATSETPVSLVKDDHSGPYLEPGFPTVEISEQMTTTVKLKKTRPNIARGDGPEKGRLGENEEQGVVVLKDIFVIDSLEPVSSNTQGKHSHSSTLSSANPGQAPLLTYRSETDKSIPDTPTTESSVLPSPVIHTTHQHGRNVKVLPAFAVRYDVFGHVTHRSLNGGPCVQALGPCVVPTATYGTMLLWEDLSRTLAFAWELHVYGSACLFLLLSCVAALGMIGGSTKVHHLCGNLTLANGLLLLTGALRAVLLLTDPYGTRRVLSRPVLTALYNLPLPLMLWAQVALNMIPHRRADVNQRPSPLQRPYVVGGLAVTHCTLLLGADLLSPALSPDLPVALQSLSLCWCLPLCLGLLTQSLSHLHPFSKTPIPQWGTPQRSEERARRVAAVCALLGLLCLGMQIYSLLWLYGLLGDWRRFSWGWWLGQFWARVLELFWCFSMLVLASWVFWTPRRSRARCEHNQRKAKGLSFWERVQETLWMGPFRKSEKNWAELMPNNWAGQHPSRTDSGSILGVYDDPHTADSLRDTVSLPHQSGGGGVHTASSGEAHLLWQQMGERECILSFIEFDMRPPSPINLSLSIDNALQRDHRHLLGVGSLFSAPLPSSWALSAGATDSDPSRGDNELAPASPTFSGYGWGRDADSRPVTPDHFSVKEQPKTESQPYSIPEHHVEKVPDNDVYISMVLDEVSKPGITEEEDWGCVGVDFTNL; translated from the exons ATGGCGCCGCTCTCGCGTCTCGTCCTGGTGCTGTCCGCGCTGCTTCACTGCTCTCCCGGACGGATGATCGGGACCACCTCTGCCACACACTCATCTGGCAGCTCGGACCTCGTCCGTCGCCTGGCACTCTCCAGCTCAAAGAGAGACTTGGCAGCCGCCGAGCGCTCTACCACACAACAGCCAGGTACCGACGTCCTGATGCCCGCCGGCGGGACTGGGGTGCCGGGAAAACAAGCGACAGACAAGGAGGAGTTGGCAGGGTCATCGGTTGGCAGATCTCGTGGCAGTGATGAGTCTGTGGATGACGGAGGACTTGGGGATGAGGTATTGATTGATGATGACCCGGAGCCCCAGTCGGTTCCCAGCACACGTCACATCCCTTCCATGTTCTTTCCTGCTCCTGTCCCACTCCCTCCTGTGCCCCGAGACCACGTCAGCCCAGCAGAACCAGACCGGATGGCACAGACCAAGCTCTCCCTTACAGCTACATCTGAAACCCCTGTGTCACTCGTTAAGGATGACCACAGCGGTCCGTACCTGGAACCTGGGTTCCCTACTGTGGAGATCTCTGAACAAATGACGACAACCGTCAAATTGAAGAAAACCCGTCCCAACATCGCTAGAGGGGACGGTCCGGAAAAAGGAAGGCTGGGGGAGAACGAGGAACAGGGTGTGGTTGTGTTAAAAGACATTTTTGTGATTGACTCACTGGAGCCCGTGAGCAGCAACACTCAAGGGAAACATTCCCACTCCTCAACCCTGTCATCGGCCAATCCAGGACAAGCACCCCTTCTGACGTATCGGTCTGAAACAG ACAAGTCCATTCCTGACACACCAACAACTGAGTCGTCAGTATTGCCGTCACCTGTAATACACACGACCCATCAACATGGCCGCAACG TCAAAGTCTTGCCTGCGTTCGCTGTCCGCTATGACGTGTTTGGCCATGTGACGCATAGGAGCCTGAATGGGGGCCCCTGTGTGCAGGCCCTGGGCCCCTGCGTCGTCCCCACCGCCACCTACGGCACCATGCTGCTGTGGGAGGACCTGAGCCGCACGCTGGCCTTCGCCTGGGAGCTCCACGTCTACGGCTCCGCCTGCCTCTTCCTGCTGCTGTCCTGCGTGGCGGCACTGGGAATGATCGGGGGCTCCACCAAGGTCCATCATCTCTGCGGAAACCTGACCCTGGCCAACGGGCTGCTCCTGCTGACCGGTGCACTCCGCgctgtcctcctcctcaccgACCCGTACGGCACGCGCCGGGTCTTGTCTCGGCCCGTCCTCACCGCCCTCTACAACCTGCCGCTGCCACTGATGCTATGGGCCCAGGTCGCCCTGAACATGATTCCCCACCGGCGGGCCGACGTGAATCAGCGGCCCTCCCCTCTGCAGCGCCCCTATGTGGTGGGAGGTCTAGCGGTGACGCACTGCACCCTGCTACTGGGGGCCGACCTGCTCTCTCCAGCGCTGTCTCCTGACCTCCCTGTGGCGCTACagagcctctctctctgctggtgCCTGCCCCtctgcctgggcctcctcacCCAATCCCTCTCCCACCTGCACCCCTTCTCCAAGACCCCAATACCGCAGTGGGGGACCCCTCAGAGATCAGAGGAGCGTGCGAGGCGAGTGGCGGCAGTCTGTGCCCTCCTGGGGCTGCTCTGCTTGGGCATGCAGATCTACAGCCTGCTTTGGCTCTACGGGCTCCTGGGGGACTGGAGGCGCTTCAGCTGGGGCTGGTGGCTGGGCCAGTTCTGGGCCCGTGTGCTGGAACTGTTCTGGTGCTTCTCCATGCTGGTGCTGGCCTCCTGGGTGTTCTGGACCCCCCGGAGGAGCCGTGCGAGGTGTGAACACAACCAGCGCAAGGCGAAGGGATTGTCATTTTGGGAGAGAGTGCAGGAAACCCTGTGGATGGGGCCTTTCAGGAAGTCGGAGAAAAACTGGGCGGAGCTCATGCCAAACAACTGGGCGGGACAGCATCCCTCGAGAACAGACAGCGGCTCCATACTTGGTGTCTATGACGACCCCCACACCGCAGACAGTCTGAGGGACACCGTGTCACTGCCCCATCAGTCAGGTGGGGGCGGGGTGCACACCGCCAGCAGCGGTGAAGCTCACCTCCTTTGGCAGCAGATGGGTGAGCGAGAATGCATCCTCTCCTTCATAGAGTTCGACATGCGCCCGCCGTCGCCGATCAACCTCAGCCTCAGCATTGACAACGCCCTCCAGCGTGACCACAGGCACCTGCTGGGGGTGGGCAGCCTATTCTCAGCCCCACTCCCCTCCTCCTGGGCACTGTCAGCCGGGGCTACTGACTCTGACCCCTCACGGGGGGACAATGAGCTGGCACCTGCCTCTCCAACCTTTTCTGGCTACGGGTGGGGGAGGGACGCGGACTCCAGGCCTGTGACTCCTGACCATTTCAGTGTTAAGGAGCAGCCAAAGACAGAGTCACAGCCATATTCAATCCCTGAACATCACGTGGAGAAGGTTCCAGACAATGATGTGTACATTTCTATGGTTCTAGATGAGGTGAGTAAGCCTGGGATCACTGAAGAGGAGGACTGGGGCTGTGTGGGTGTTGATTTTACAAACCTATGA